A window of Puntigrus tetrazona isolate hp1 chromosome 11, ASM1883169v1, whole genome shotgun sequence contains these coding sequences:
- the LOC122354507 gene encoding uncharacterized protein LOC122354507 — protein sequence MSKLEILSVFLTERLTLAAQEIFKAVEDIFSEYNEEMCRSRQEIELLKRRLQQAGVQMDSVAQLSSTETQGQKFTQKSSEEWSERDLEDTAMHAILDICTKEEENEEDMPVCSESTSFSSCMGICCDQTPSKDAETRHMNSTENSFHFIDQIPQIKNEPETNSETDTNCQIQQNITKHSSADGDASRKVKVSHAGSPRHEKQTFNLPLRNQEILLRHRMELSRIRERICRNAVL from the exons ATGTCTAAACTGGAGATTTTGAGTGTTTTTCTAACAGAGAGGTTAACATTAGCCGCGCAGGAGATATTTAAGGCTGTGGAAGACATATTTTCCGAGTATAATGAGGAGATGTGTCGCTCCAGACAGGAGATTGAGCTTCTCAAGAGGAGACTGCAGCAGGCAGGAGTTCAGATGGACTCTG TAGCGCAGCTTTCCTCCACTGAGACTCAAGGACAGAAATTCACGCAGAAATCTTCAGAGGAATGGAGTGAACGTGACTTGGAGGATACGGCGATGCATGCGATACTAGATATTTGTACAAAGGAGGAGGAGAATGAAGAGGACATGCCTGTGTGCAGTGAATCAACATCTTTCTCATCATGTATGGGCATTTGTTGTGATCAGACGCCCAGCAAAGACGCTGAAACCCGACACATGAACAGTACTGAGAACAGTTTTCACTTTATTGACCAAATacctcaaattaaaaatgagccTGAGACTAATAGTGAAACAGATACCAACTGTCAAATACAGCAGAACATCACAAAACACAGCTCAGCTGACGGTGATGCTTCCCGTAAAGTCAAAGTTAGCCACGCTGGCTCTCCCAGACACgagaaacaaacatttaat CTGCCCCTCAGAAATCAAGAGATTTTGTTGCGGCATCGGATGGAGCTGTCCCGGATAAGAGAGAG GATTTGCAGAAACGCTGTCCTGTAA